The Corynebacterium camporealensis genome contains a region encoding:
- a CDS encoding SdrD B-like domain-containing protein — translation MHSNRKIKPVWWVIVAIIAIVGLVITLAPVATSHQSGPDRFRLGIDQVITGTGPNGQPTETKASATNRQPLGVGDGGPLNGGGALNLRYRVNFTCDVPPPGQTNCAGAKITMKIPDAAYRWDSDLQPGVEGRLLQQPSFELRTGDKTYFTSEIDEVNRTVTLTVTEGWTSTSAVGYVNFPTSVHASIPGTEELPVEATLGDTEREFTTFAYTYGEPKPTVSKTKNVNDVNWVRPGEIFSFSLLANRDKAQGTQAVDGVLVDKLPPGLKFLQFNERPNISNYRLSRTGETLRVEPSYDPDTREIRVVIPEDFAAHYVRVRNIGIDVLVQVEDAETLNELGITHNTVINNTVDFEWTSIDDQQSGTVTANQGVRLYNPVNPGSGTVQNNKRLGSNREPVSEAISDRSFIHDFSNPTAGADLEVADIPQRWARNDRVTFSPRVIQLRGFPVNYEQDSDGRWVPAPKQGLTTVFTYDDETTREVPAEYTAENDWYVFTNPRADEHPRVRVTKTQMKIPNALAGRYSATIITDAVTSSGMPANYRPQNCAEYRINGVLQNRTGASTPNSPVTRSCVDLPITTTSPDPWVNIGDGPAGQNFEGNRENLLASLKPDGERGPGVPQARISFGLHNSGPNAGAADPVAYLTTPPGLMLNPDSVQRRNPGNNACVLNTEDLIITNAGASPNGGHRYRIELNEETKPDGLPVVSRVSNPTAARLNECGFSIQVLRDMDSDVQLMGGNYTSANLTERLSAFAITVMERNQDEYLQTKEQNLRDTYGVVPRSDYPAGVTQAPKVHQATYGVTIPAVNARVVRKEVKGDRDDHWKTQVDWSTWTHPFGDENNPGFWNDSVNRNNHLGIGAETVQYRLSAGTEGTIPLSQAYLYDFLPSNDDLSRGSKTGSSYENQLELDNNQFPRNGLIPTLAGPVVPETLPEDQVRIEYSRSSNPCRPNLPDVDSTGCDPNWLNKEAIGDDWASVKAIRIAFEHGVDRVHDFTYTMNMPDTSTRDGEPLRRSDVAYNYVAFDSFQGNARMEPLGPFMTAARFNPTVSVNKEIDLDEERAEELGPNELPSYTAGEEVSFLIHARNISTRYVAEDVEVVDRMPKQLEFLRAELIDPNNNNAVIRVLGEDEFHFDTEDESVNLYDWEVGDLQPREQAHLRIVTRLLPPDEGATSGETTNFARISTQDSWDPDEPEAAECTPDPNSTDACDGVDLQLDARDGVISGTYFRDAQAGNADGANILDGDDARMGGQKVILQVVDWNEGDPAPFVTANGEPVLNDDGSFATEIETTTDANGNYAFTRLMQGTYRVVFETRDGLPFVEPLVGNDPLVDSDAATRVDGDPNRLRTGDIELRAGDNRPGYNAGVRGEAGTISGKFWYDRDEDGFQQDGEGEVIATEDVMGDPVTVELLKDGEVVASQEVTDGTYSFSGLEPGNYQVRVVDLSEGWSITDNPRGHDGNLVEAEIEDNSTGSSDVIEMDWGVTTERDVPVVDTASLSGVVYRENDRNGRVEEGAATVAGAIVYLLDEEGNFVVRNGQLAAAVTDANGAYSFEGLTPGTYGVQIQPPRGYVLSEQAGGLDNLDAEYLSDVDPTDGRLTGIELSGSENQVNVDAVVNNRLSISGTVVNDANADGLLDEGEGSYANIRVVLTDQNGEPIEGIDAVQTDELGNYAFTDIPARAGGYQVQFISPEGTVFSPVQTRGDITEEGRNDANADGFTRTIRAVAGEDKPNVDAFINNQGSITGHFYLERDRDGIVDATNERIDEVRVSTIVGGEEVFATVNEDGTFAFTGLPAGDYDLTFHIPAGYRISAHAGEEQELTDGLRNDMPEDGIIRGVTVTAGETVENVDLVVHRVGGVSGTVYVESDRDGRVESDAPTLPTVLVELLDEDNNVIDFTRTDDNGNYEFTNVVAGDGYRVRITTPEGYHLSAQAGDADDITAEGLNDVAPNNGTTPAFEVTTGAIVENVDAVVHQLGGLSGRIIAESERDGIIEDDEAISGVANIEVSLLDAAGNPVTDDEGNPVTTTTDENGNYAFAGQLAGDYQVEFTMPDGYRSSPTTGDEDNVTEPNLNDFAAAEGANNYRATVTVSPNETAENIDAIVYGVGAVSGTVYVESDRDGQVEADAPTLEDVKVELLDSEDNVVAETMTDENGAYEFTDVPAVAGYTVRITPPEGYHPSAQAGDADNISGGLLNDVDPEFLTTAEFEVTTGSTVENVDAVVHQLGGISGRIIAESERDGRITDGETTIGVEGVVVRLLDAEGEPVTDETGNAITTRTDAEGNYSFGGQLAGDYQVEFDLPSGFRLSPTTGSDDVTESGLNDFSGEDGETTVRASVTVAAGQNAENVDAIVYGVGGVTGTLWQDDNSDGTIDADESERFSGVTVQLVDAAGDVVAETTTNEDGEYSFNGIPQGEYTLRIGNPEGEFEQTSDPVSGTDNPSREVTVTIESGETQEGQDFGFREVAEEPSETEDPPVPPTDPSEPSEEPTEPSTTEESTEPSEPEEPTEPTSTEESSEPEEPTEPTTEPEVEDATISGTIWRDDNRDGTIDDGEQRLSGVVVALVDDNGTEVQRVTTGTDGGYLFEDVEPGQYRVVVVDGPEDLVLVSDYDPSDGLSNEQLIEVEAGDEFDGLDFGYAEPEPVVIPPAGLSGVIFHDTNRDGDKTMEPGIAGVTVTVYNEDGEVVATLTTDEFGQYSVGDLEPGTYRVVVEFPDGFDGQSADPDGPVSTQALEYEITLESDEVAEGIDFGFVTDEPEEPIVPPTTDPSEPTEPTETTEPSETTEPSVPVEPTEPSESEEPTQPSESTEPTETSGVVPGDEPEASESDAPVSPAPVAPGESGGSPQQGGGASDAPSAGSDAQDSSSGGILAETGANVLWLALAALLSIAAGLLLVTKRRKDA, via the coding sequence ATGCACAGCAATCGCAAGATCAAGCCAGTCTGGTGGGTCATCGTGGCGATTATCGCCATCGTAGGACTCGTCATCACCCTGGCTCCTGTGGCGACCTCACATCAGTCCGGGCCAGACCGTTTCCGTTTGGGAATTGATCAGGTGATCACCGGAACGGGCCCGAATGGACAACCGACCGAGACTAAGGCGAGCGCGACTAACCGCCAGCCTCTTGGTGTTGGCGATGGCGGCCCGCTCAATGGCGGTGGCGCGCTGAACCTGCGCTACCGCGTGAACTTCACCTGTGACGTTCCACCGCCAGGCCAGACGAACTGCGCCGGTGCGAAGATTACGATGAAGATCCCGGACGCAGCCTACCGCTGGGATTCCGACCTGCAGCCCGGCGTCGAAGGACGCCTTTTGCAGCAGCCATCCTTCGAGCTGCGCACCGGCGACAAGACCTACTTCACTTCCGAAATCGACGAGGTTAACCGCACCGTGACGTTGACGGTGACCGAGGGCTGGACCAGCACCTCGGCCGTCGGCTACGTCAATTTCCCCACCTCCGTGCATGCCTCTATCCCTGGCACCGAAGAACTGCCGGTCGAGGCAACACTGGGTGACACTGAGCGGGAATTCACTACCTTCGCTTACACCTATGGCGAACCGAAGCCGACCGTATCGAAGACGAAGAACGTCAACGACGTCAACTGGGTACGTCCAGGCGAGATTTTTAGCTTCTCTCTGCTTGCTAACCGCGACAAGGCACAGGGCACCCAGGCAGTCGACGGAGTGCTCGTCGATAAGCTGCCTCCGGGACTGAAGTTCCTACAGTTCAACGAACGCCCCAACATCTCCAACTACAGGCTGTCGCGTACGGGTGAGACCTTACGCGTCGAGCCGAGCTACGACCCGGACACGCGTGAGATCCGCGTGGTGATTCCGGAGGACTTTGCGGCGCACTACGTGCGTGTGCGCAATATCGGTATCGACGTGTTGGTGCAGGTCGAGGACGCCGAAACACTGAATGAACTGGGTATTACCCACAACACCGTTATTAACAACACGGTCGACTTTGAGTGGACCTCAATCGATGACCAACAATCCGGCACTGTGACCGCGAACCAAGGCGTTCGCTTGTACAACCCGGTCAACCCGGGGTCGGGCACAGTCCAGAACAACAAGCGACTGGGAAGCAACAGAGAACCAGTGTCGGAGGCGATCTCCGATCGCAGTTTCATCCATGACTTCTCCAACCCGACCGCGGGTGCGGACCTTGAGGTCGCGGATATTCCGCAGCGGTGGGCACGCAACGATAGGGTCACGTTCTCGCCAAGAGTCATTCAGCTGCGTGGCTTCCCGGTCAACTATGAGCAAGATTCCGACGGCCGCTGGGTTCCCGCACCCAAGCAGGGACTGACCACCGTCTTCACCTACGACGACGAAACGACGCGCGAGGTCCCGGCCGAATACACCGCTGAAAATGACTGGTACGTGTTCACTAATCCGCGCGCTGATGAGCATCCGCGGGTTCGCGTCACTAAGACGCAGATGAAGATCCCGAATGCCCTGGCTGGTCGCTACAGTGCCACGATCATCACGGACGCTGTGACTTCCTCTGGCATGCCGGCAAACTACCGTCCACAAAACTGCGCGGAGTACCGCATCAACGGGGTGTTGCAAAACCGGACTGGCGCTAGTACTCCGAACTCCCCTGTCACCCGCAGCTGCGTTGACCTGCCAATCACGACAACTTCGCCGGACCCTTGGGTCAACATTGGCGACGGCCCGGCTGGTCAAAATTTTGAAGGCAACCGCGAGAACCTGCTGGCAAGTCTCAAGCCGGACGGCGAGCGCGGCCCCGGTGTGCCTCAGGCGCGCATCAGCTTCGGCCTGCACAATTCCGGCCCTAACGCTGGTGCGGCCGATCCGGTGGCGTACCTGACCACGCCTCCTGGTCTGATGTTGAACCCCGACTCGGTGCAGCGCCGTAACCCTGGCAATAACGCGTGTGTCCTTAACACTGAGGACCTCATCATCACGAACGCTGGCGCATCCCCCAACGGCGGACACCGCTACCGCATCGAGCTTAACGAAGAGACTAAGCCGGACGGCCTGCCGGTGGTTTCCCGTGTGTCCAACCCGACAGCTGCCCGGCTGAATGAATGTGGTTTTTCCATCCAGGTATTGCGCGATATGGACTCTGACGTGCAGCTAATGGGTGGTAACTACACCAGCGCTAATCTGACCGAACGCCTGTCCGCGTTCGCCATCACGGTTATGGAGCGCAACCAAGACGAGTACCTGCAGACCAAGGAACAGAACCTGCGCGACACTTACGGTGTGGTCCCCCGCTCGGACTACCCAGCAGGTGTAACGCAGGCACCAAAGGTGCACCAGGCAACCTATGGCGTGACTATCCCGGCCGTTAACGCCCGCGTGGTCCGCAAGGAAGTCAAGGGCGACCGCGACGATCACTGGAAGACCCAGGTGGACTGGAGCACGTGGACTCACCCGTTCGGCGACGAGAACAACCCAGGCTTCTGGAATGACTCCGTCAACCGCAATAATCACTTAGGCATTGGTGCAGAAACCGTCCAGTATCGCCTCAGCGCTGGCACGGAGGGCACCATCCCGCTTAGCCAGGCCTACCTGTATGACTTCCTGCCAAGCAATGATGATCTCAGCCGCGGCAGCAAGACTGGTTCGAGCTACGAGAACCAGCTTGAATTGGACAACAACCAGTTCCCGCGCAATGGCCTGATCCCTACCTTGGCCGGTCCGGTGGTCCCGGAAACGTTGCCGGAAGACCAGGTCCGCATTGAGTACTCCCGTAGCTCGAATCCGTGCCGCCCGAATCTTCCTGACGTTGACTCAACAGGATGCGATCCCAACTGGCTGAACAAGGAAGCAATCGGCGACGATTGGGCTTCGGTGAAGGCCATCCGCATCGCTTTCGAACACGGCGTGGACCGTGTGCATGACTTCACGTACACGATGAATATGCCGGATACGTCCACGCGTGACGGCGAGCCACTGCGTCGTTCCGACGTGGCCTACAACTACGTGGCGTTCGACTCCTTCCAGGGTAATGCCCGTATGGAACCGCTCGGCCCATTCATGACTGCCGCGCGCTTCAACCCGACGGTATCGGTGAACAAGGAAATCGACCTGGATGAAGAGCGTGCCGAAGAGCTTGGTCCGAACGAGCTGCCAAGCTACACCGCCGGCGAGGAGGTTAGCTTCCTTATCCACGCCCGCAACATCTCGACCCGCTACGTCGCAGAAGACGTCGAGGTCGTCGACCGCATGCCGAAGCAGCTGGAATTCCTGCGCGCCGAGCTGATTGACCCGAACAACAACAATGCGGTTATCCGCGTACTCGGCGAGGATGAGTTCCACTTCGACACCGAGGACGAGAGCGTCAACCTCTACGACTGGGAAGTCGGCGATCTGCAGCCGCGTGAGCAGGCACATCTGCGCATTGTGACCAGGCTGCTGCCACCAGACGAAGGTGCGACGTCTGGCGAGACCACAAACTTCGCGCGCATCTCTACTCAGGATTCTTGGGATCCAGATGAGCCAGAAGCTGCTGAGTGCACCCCAGATCCAAACAGCACCGATGCATGCGACGGGGTTGACCTACAGCTCGACGCCCGCGATGGCGTGATTTCTGGTACCTACTTCCGGGACGCCCAGGCGGGCAATGCGGATGGTGCCAATATCCTCGACGGCGATGATGCTCGCATGGGCGGCCAGAAGGTCATCCTGCAGGTTGTGGACTGGAACGAGGGTGACCCAGCTCCGTTCGTCACTGCCAATGGTGAGCCGGTGCTTAACGACGATGGCTCCTTCGCCACCGAGATCGAAACGACCACGGACGCCAACGGCAACTACGCCTTTACCCGCCTGATGCAAGGCACCTACCGGGTTGTGTTTGAAACCCGCGACGGATTGCCTTTCGTCGAACCACTCGTGGGCAACGATCCACTGGTGGATTCCGATGCTGCTACCCGCGTTGATGGCGACCCGAACCGTCTGCGTACGGGTGATATTGAGCTCCGTGCCGGTGATAACCGACCGGGCTACAACGCCGGTGTGCGCGGCGAAGCCGGCACGATTAGCGGTAAGTTCTGGTACGACCGCGACGAAGACGGCTTCCAGCAGGACGGCGAGGGTGAAGTCATCGCCACCGAAGATGTCATGGGGGATCCTGTGACCGTGGAACTGCTCAAGGATGGCGAAGTTGTCGCCAGCCAGGAAGTCACCGACGGCACTTATTCCTTCTCCGGCCTGGAGCCGGGCAACTACCAGGTGCGCGTGGTCGATCTGTCTGAAGGCTGGAGCATCACCGACAACCCACGCGGCCACGACGGCAACCTCGTGGAGGCCGAAATCGAGGACAACTCCACCGGTTCTTCCGATGTCATCGAGATGGACTGGGGCGTGACCACTGAGCGCGACGTGCCAGTGGTGGACACTGCCTCCTTGTCCGGTGTGGTCTACCGCGAGAATGACCGCAATGGTCGCGTCGAAGAGGGCGCTGCAACCGTTGCCGGTGCGATCGTCTACCTGCTGGATGAAGAGGGCAACTTCGTTGTCCGCAACGGCCAGCTGGCCGCAGCAGTCACCGACGCCAATGGTGCCTACAGCTTCGAAGGGCTGACCCCGGGCACCTACGGCGTGCAGATTCAGCCACCACGCGGTTACGTTCTGTCCGAGCAGGCCGGCGGTCTGGACAACCTGGACGCTGAGTACCTCTCGGATGTCGACCCAACCGACGGTCGCCTCACCGGCATTGAACTGTCAGGTTCTGAGAACCAGGTCAACGTCGATGCTGTGGTCAACAATCGCCTGAGCATCTCCGGCACGGTCGTCAATGACGCTAATGCCGATGGTCTGCTCGACGAGGGCGAAGGCAGCTACGCCAACATCCGCGTCGTACTGACCGACCAGAATGGCGAGCCAATCGAGGGCATCGATGCTGTTCAGACTGATGAGCTTGGTAACTACGCCTTCACCGATATTCCTGCCCGCGCAGGCGGCTACCAGGTGCAGTTCATCAGCCCAGAGGGCACGGTGTTCTCCCCGGTTCAGACCCGCGGCGACATCACTGAAGAGGGCCGCAACGACGCCAACGCCGACGGCTTCACCCGCACCATCCGCGCCGTTGCTGGCGAGGACAAGCCGAACGTTGATGCTTTCATCAACAACCAAGGCTCTATCACCGGCCACTTCTACCTCGAGCGCGACCGCGACGGCATCGTCGACGCAACCAACGAGCGCATCGATGAAGTTCGCGTGTCCACCATTGTCGGCGGTGAAGAAGTCTTCGCCACCGTCAACGAGGACGGCACCTTCGCCTTCACCGGTCTCCCGGCCGGCGACTACGACCTGACCTTCCACATCCCAGCTGGCTACCGCATCTCCGCACACGCCGGCGAGGAGCAGGAGCTTACCGACGGCCTGCGCAACGACATGCCAGAAGATGGCATCATCCGAGGCGTAACCGTCACCGCAGGTGAGACCGTAGAGAACGTCGACCTGGTCGTCCACCGCGTCGGTGGTGTGAGCGGTACCGTCTACGTCGAGTCCGACCGCGATGGCCGCGTCGAGTCCGATGCACCAACCCTGCCGACTGTGCTGGTTGAGTTGCTGGACGAGGACAACAACGTCATCGACTTCACTAGGACCGATGACAACGGCAACTACGAGTTCACCAATGTTGTGGCCGGCGACGGCTACCGCGTCCGCATCACGACGCCGGAGGGCTACCACCTGTCCGCACAGGCTGGAGATGCCGACGACATCACCGCTGAAGGACTCAACGACGTGGCGCCGAACAACGGCACCACGCCTGCCTTCGAGGTGACTACCGGCGCTATCGTCGAGAACGTCGACGCAGTCGTGCACCAGCTTGGTGGCCTGTCGGGCCGCATCATCGCTGAGTCCGAGCGCGACGGCATCATCGAAGATGACGAAGCTATCTCCGGCGTAGCCAATATCGAGGTGAGCCTGCTCGACGCGGCCGGCAACCCTGTCACGGATGATGAGGGCAACCCTGTCACCACAACTACCGACGAGAACGGTAATTACGCTTTTGCCGGTCAGCTGGCTGGTGACTACCAGGTTGAGTTCACCATGCCGGATGGCTACCGTTCCTCGCCGACTACCGGAGACGAAGACAACGTCACCGAGCCGAATCTAAACGATTTCGCTGCTGCAGAAGGAGCGAACAACTACCGCGCTACCGTGACGGTAAGCCCCAACGAGACTGCCGAGAACATCGACGCAATTGTCTACGGCGTCGGTGCAGTCAGCGGTACCGTCTACGTCGAATCGGATCGCGATGGTCAGGTTGAAGCAGACGCTCCAACCTTGGAAGACGTCAAGGTTGAGCTGCTCGACAGTGAAGACAATGTCGTCGCTGAGACCATGACGGATGAAAACGGTGCCTACGAGTTCACCGATGTCCCAGCCGTTGCTGGCTACACGGTTCGCATCACGCCGCCGGAGGGATACCATCCATCCGCGCAGGCTGGCGATGCGGACAACATCAGTGGAGGACTGCTTAACGATGTCGACCCAGAATTCCTGACCACCGCAGAGTTCGAGGTGACCACTGGTTCCACCGTCGAGAACGTTGATGCAGTGGTTCACCAGCTGGGTGGCATTTCCGGTCGCATCATCGCTGAGTCTGAGCGCGACGGCCGCATCACCGATGGTGAAACCACGATCGGAGTCGAAGGCGTCGTAGTGCGCCTGCTCGACGCCGAAGGTGAACCCGTCACCGACGAAACTGGCAACGCCATCACCACCCGCACTGACGCCGAAGGAAATTACTCCTTCGGTGGCCAGCTCGCTGGTGACTACCAGGTTGAGTTCGACCTGCCGAGCGGCTTCCGACTCTCGCCAACAACTGGTAGCGACGACGTCACTGAGTCCGGTCTGAACGACTTCAGTGGAGAAGACGGCGAGACCACAGTCCGGGCGTCTGTGACCGTGGCTGCAGGTCAGAATGCTGAGAACGTCGACGCAATTGTCTACGGTGTCGGCGGAGTCACCGGCACCCTGTGGCAGGACGATAACTCCGACGGCACCATCGACGCCGATGAGTCTGAGCGCTTTAGCGGCGTGACCGTGCAGCTGGTCGATGCTGCAGGTGATGTTGTCGCTGAAACCACGACCAATGAAGACGGCGAATACTCGTTCAACGGCATCCCGCAAGGCGAGTACACGCTGCGCATCGGTAACCCGGAGGGTGAGTTCGAGCAGACTTCCGACCCGGTCAGTGGAACCGATAACCCATCGCGCGAGGTAACTGTGACGATCGAGTCCGGTGAGACTCAGGAGGGACAGGACTTCGGCTTCCGCGAGGTTGCAGAAGAGCCAAGCGAGACCGAGGACCCGCCAGTCCCGCCAACGGATCCGAGCGAGCCTTCTGAAGAACCGACTGAACCGTCGACTACTGAGGAGTCCACGGAACCTTCGGAGCCAGAAGAGCCTACCGAACCGACTTCCACCGAGGAATCCAGCGAGCCAGAGGAGCCGACGGAACCAACGACGGAACCTGAGGTCGAGGATGCGACGATCTCCGGTACCATCTGGCGCGACGATAATCGCGACGGCACCATCGATGACGGTGAGCAGCGCCTGTCTGGTGTTGTGGTTGCGCTTGTCGACGACAACGGCACCGAAGTGCAGCGCGTCACCACTGGCACTGATGGTGGCTACCTCTTCGAGGATGTTGAGCCTGGTCAGTATCGTGTGGTCGTTGTAGACGGACCGGAAGACTTGGTGCTGGTCTCTGACTACGACCCAAGTGATGGCTTGAGCAATGAGCAGTTGATCGAGGTTGAAGCCGGCGACGAATTCGACGGCCTGGACTTCGGTTATGCCGAGCCAGAACCTGTAGTCATTCCGCCTGCTGGTTTGTCTGGAGTGATTTTCCACGACACCAACCGCGATGGCGATAAGACTATGGAGCCAGGAATCGCAGGTGTCACGGTGACCGTCTACAACGAAGATGGTGAGGTCGTTGCCACGCTGACTACCGACGAGTTCGGCCAGTACAGCGTCGGCGACCTGGAACCAGGTACCTACCGCGTGGTCGTGGAGTTCCCGGATGGCTTCGACGGACAGTCCGCAGATCCGGACGGTCCTGTCAGCACTCAGGCTCTCGAGTACGAGATCACTCTGGAATCCGATGAGGTTGCAGAAGGCATTGACTTCGGCTTCGTTACCGACGAACCAGAGGAGCCGATCGTCCCGCCGACCACGGATCCGAGTGAGCCAACGGAACCGACCGAGACGACGGAGCCGAGTGAAACTACGGAGCCGAGTGTTCCGGTTGAGCCGACCGAGCCGTCGGAGTCTGAGGAGCCGACGCAGCCATCTGAGTCGACTGAACCGACTGAGACGTCGGGTGTGGTGCCGGGTGATGAGCCGGAGGCATCGGAAAGCGATGCGCCGGTAAGCCCCGCACCGGTCGCGCCGGGTGAGTCTGGCGGCAGCCCGCAGCAGGGCGGTGGTGCTTCTGACGCACCGTCTGCTGGTTCGGATGCACAGGATTCCTCGTCGGGAGGCATCCTGGCTGAAACTGGTGCCAACGTGCTGTGGCTTGCCCTGGCAGCGCTGCTGAGTATTGCAGCTGGTTTGTTGCTGGTGACGAAGCGTCGTAAAGATGCTTAA
- a CDS encoding alkaline phosphatase family protein has translation MPEEITLATFSGTPSLALHGKRFTRTFAPRPDYPSNRRATLTGQYPQREALTTISAIFSNAGWHTTEGLDTEGPTFRLLEEPDSLPDSGVIAVATGLATGDCELYIYWPGVAEDGESAELVSPLDLAPTLAAIAGLDVRPNAALSFDGLNLVPVLRYGADGHAALFFDNGIRTQDAWLIDGHCSHPDKHKALEDEWQLWKQFMGYGPLQ, from the coding sequence ATGCCAGAAGAAATCACGCTCGCAACGTTTAGCGGAACACCATCGTTGGCCCTGCATGGCAAGCGTTTCACCCGCACCTTCGCGCCGCGTCCGGACTATCCCAGTAATCGCCGCGCCACGTTGACTGGTCAGTACCCGCAGCGCGAAGCATTAACGACAATTTCTGCAATTTTTTCCAACGCAGGATGGCATACCACCGAGGGCCTGGATACCGAGGGCCCGACCTTTCGGCTGCTGGAAGAGCCGGATTCCTTACCTGACAGCGGCGTTATTGCCGTTGCCACCGGCTTGGCCACAGGCGATTGCGAGCTTTATATCTACTGGCCTGGTGTTGCTGAAGACGGCGAGTCTGCTGAGTTGGTCTCCCCGCTTGACCTGGCGCCGACGCTGGCAGCGATTGCCGGTTTGGATGTGCGTCCCAACGCAGCGCTGTCTTTCGATGGCCTCAACCTGGTTCCGGTGCTGCGCTACGGTGCCGATGGGCATGCCGCTCTCTTCTTCGACAATGGCATCCGCACCCAGGATGCATGGCTTATCGATGGCCACTGCTCCCACCCCGACAAGCACAAAGCCTTAGAAGATGAGTGGCAGTTGTGGAAGCAATTCATGGGATACGGGCCGCTGCAATAA
- the cmrA gene encoding mycolate reductase (Catalyzes the final step in mycolic acid biosynthesis.) has product MATSNGLPSPTRNSYALITGASQGIGEAMAKDLASRGHNVILIARRREVLEQLADDLKRTHDIDAIAFPADLSKAEDVDRVIELMAEREISIIINSAGIASFGKFMDQDWEYETNQFALNGTAVHRLTRAALDQMLPRRRGAICNVGSAAGNVSIPNNATYVFTKAGVNAFTEALHYELKGTGVTCTLLAPGPVRDAVVPEEEQSIVDKVVPDFLWTTYESCSQETLAAMEKNQRRVVPGPLSKAMNTLGQVLPTPVIAPLVGSFYSKMS; this is encoded by the coding sequence ATGGCTACTTCGAATGGACTGCCCTCCCCCACCCGCAATTCCTACGCGCTGATTACCGGTGCTTCCCAAGGCATCGGCGAGGCTATGGCCAAGGACCTGGCCTCCCGTGGTCACAACGTGATCCTGATTGCGCGGCGTCGGGAAGTGCTGGAGCAGCTTGCCGATGACCTCAAGCGCACTCACGACATCGACGCCATCGCCTTCCCCGCTGACCTGTCCAAGGCCGAGGACGTCGACCGTGTCATTGAGCTGATGGCCGAGCGGGAGATTTCCATCATTATTAACTCTGCTGGCATCGCTAGCTTTGGCAAGTTCATGGACCAGGACTGGGAGTATGAAACCAACCAGTTCGCACTCAACGGCACTGCGGTGCACCGCCTGACCCGTGCGGCACTGGATCAGATGCTGCCGCGTCGTCGCGGTGCCATCTGCAATGTGGGATCTGCTGCAGGTAACGTCTCCATCCCTAATAACGCCACCTACGTCTTCACCAAGGCCGGTGTGAATGCCTTTACTGAGGCCCTGCACTACGAATTAAAGGGCACAGGCGTGACCTGTACCCTGCTAGCCCCTGGCCCAGTGCGCGATGCGGTGGTTCCGGAAGAAGAACAGTCCATCGTCGATAAGGTGGTGCCTGATTTCCTCTGGACCACCTATGAGTCCTGCTCGCAGGAAACCTTGGCAGCGATGGAGAAGAACCAGCGCCGCGTAGTGCCGGGACCTCTGTCTAAGGCAATGAACACCCTGGGACAGGTACTGCCCACCCCGGTGATTGCACCGTTGGTGGGCAGCTTCTACTCGAAGATGAGTTAA